One stretch of Lacrimispora sphenoides DNA includes these proteins:
- the treC gene encoding alpha,alpha-phosphotrehalase, which translates to MESFKKSCVYQIYPKSFRDSNGDGIGDLKGVMEKLDYLKTLGVDYLWLTPFFLSPQNDNGYDIQDYCRIDPLFGTMEDLDRLTAKAGELGMGLMFDMVFNHTSTSHEWFQKALNGDKKFQNYYFFKEGTPGNPPTNWQSKFGGSAWEYSEEVGKYYLHLFDKTQADLNWENPMVREEIKKVIRFWKEKGIKGFRFDVINLVSKPSAWEDDEEGDGRRFYTDGPRIHEYLREIVVDTGLDADDIITVGEMSSTTIDHCIRYTNPDEKQFKMCFNFHHLKVDYKDGDKWSLMPFDFKKLKKIFHTWQTSMAEENGWNAVFWCNHDQPRAVSRFGDDGIYRKRTAKMLATVIHGMRGTPYIYQGEEIGMTNANFTHISQYRDVESLHYFEILKEQGRKEEEIYRVLRERSRDNSRTPMQWEAGEQAGFTTGTPWIGVNENCEEINVRESLADPDSVFSYYQKLIELRKRCNVISEGSYEPVPLKQEGIFAYQRSWQKEKLLVFANFTGKHQEIEGREALDNWEILLSNDSAPKINGKKLVLAPFGAVMLHSCEKA; encoded by the coding sequence ATGGAGAGCTTTAAGAAATCATGTGTTTATCAGATCTATCCCAAATCCTTCCGGGACAGCAATGGTGACGGGATCGGAGATTTAAAGGGAGTGATGGAAAAACTGGATTACTTAAAAACGCTGGGAGTGGATTACCTCTGGCTGACCCCGTTTTTCCTGTCTCCTCAGAATGACAATGGGTATGATATCCAGGATTACTGCCGGATCGATCCTCTGTTTGGGACCATGGAGGATTTGGATCGGCTGACCGCAAAGGCCGGAGAGCTGGGTATGGGGCTGATGTTTGATATGGTTTTTAACCATACCTCCACAAGTCATGAATGGTTTCAAAAGGCTCTTAACGGCGATAAGAAATTTCAGAACTACTATTTCTTTAAGGAAGGAACTCCGGGTAATCCGCCGACTAACTGGCAGTCAAAGTTTGGCGGCAGTGCATGGGAATACTCGGAGGAAGTGGGGAAATATTACCTTCATTTATTTGACAAGACCCAGGCAGACCTAAACTGGGAAAATCCCATGGTGCGGGAAGAGATAAAAAAGGTAATCCGGTTCTGGAAGGAAAAAGGGATCAAGGGATTCCGGTTTGATGTGATTAATCTGGTTTCAAAGCCTTCCGCCTGGGAGGATGATGAGGAGGGAGACGGCCGCCGGTTTTACACGGACGGCCCCCGGATTCATGAGTATCTGAGGGAAATTGTGGTAGATACGGGGTTAGATGCCGATGATATCATTACGGTGGGAGAGATGTCCTCAACCACCATTGATCACTGCATCCGATATACCAATCCCGATGAAAAGCAGTTTAAGATGTGTTTTAATTTTCATCATTTAAAGGTGGATTATAAGGACGGAGATAAATGGTCTTTAATGCCCTTTGATTTTAAAAAACTGAAAAAGATTTTCCACACATGGCAGACTTCCATGGCAGAAGAGAACGGTTGGAATGCGGTGTTCTGGTGCAATCATGACCAGCCAAGGGCCGTGTCCAGGTTTGGCGATGATGGAATATACAGAAAGCGTACCGCAAAGATGCTGGCTACTGTCATACACGGGATGCGGGGCACGCCCTACATTTACCAGGGAGAGGAAATCGGCATGACCAATGCGAATTTCACCCATATTTCCCAGTACCGTGATGTAGAAAGCCTTCATTACTTTGAAATTTTGAAAGAACAGGGAAGAAAAGAAGAAGAAATTTACCGGGTATTAAGAGAGCGGTCCAGAGATAACAGCAGGACTCCCATGCAGTGGGAAGCAGGAGAGCAGGCCGGATTTACCACAGGCACCCCGTGGATCGGTGTCAATGAAAATTGTGAGGAGATCAATGTGAGGGAAAGTCTTGCTGATCCTGATTCGGTCTTTAGTTACTATCAGAAGCTGATTGAACTGAGGAAACGCTGCAACGTGATCAGTGAAGGAAGCTATGAGCCTGTTCCACTTAAGCAGGAAGGAATTTTTGCCTATCAGAGAAGCTGGCAGAAAGAAAAGCTGCTGGTCTTTGCAAATTTTACCGGAAAGCACCAGGAGATAGAAGGAAGGGAGGCCTTGGACAACTGGGAGATCCTGTTATCCAATGACAGCGCTCCAAAGATCAATGGGAAAAAGTTAGTACTGGCCCCCTTTGGCGCAGTCATGCTGCATTCCTGTGAGAAGGCTTAA
- a CDS encoding MATE family efflux transporter has protein sequence MSKTLDAIRPEENKMGTMPVNKLLLTMSLPMVISMLIQALYNVVDSIFVAQISETALTAVSLAFPIQNLIIAIAVGTGVGVNALLSRSLGEKNPEKANLAAVNGIFVFILSYLVSALFGIFFSRFYFTVQTGNEEIINQGTIYLSICTIFSFGVYLQIAFERIMQSTGRTIYNMITQGLGAIINIILDPILIFGLFGFPRLGIAGAAIATIIGQIIAMMLLLYFNLTRNPDVNLNMRSFRPHKETIIDIYKVGLPSIIMQSIGSVMTFGVNKILLLFSETAVSVFGIFFKLQSFIFMPVFGLNNGMVPIVAYNWGAKNRDRIMKTIRSSVIGSVSIMFLGVIIFQVFPKQLLLLFDASEYMISIGVPALRIISLGFLFAGYSIIIGSVFQALGNGIYSLIVSVARQLVCILPIAYIFAKVFGLHAIWFAFPLAEIMSLVLTTILFKRIYENCIKKL, from the coding sequence ATGTCTAAAACATTGGATGCTATAAGACCTGAAGAGAATAAGATGGGAACCATGCCGGTGAACAAGCTTTTACTGACCATGTCTCTTCCCATGGTTATTTCCATGTTGATACAGGCACTTTATAACGTAGTCGACAGTATTTTCGTGGCACAGATCAGCGAAACAGCTCTTACTGCTGTCTCCCTGGCATTTCCCATTCAAAATTTAATCATCGCCATCGCCGTAGGAACCGGTGTGGGAGTCAATGCTCTCCTTTCCCGCTCCTTAGGGGAAAAGAATCCGGAAAAGGCAAATCTGGCCGCAGTCAATGGAATATTTGTTTTTATTCTCAGCTATCTTGTCTCCGCCCTGTTTGGAATCTTCTTTTCCCGGTTTTATTTTACGGTGCAGACAGGCAATGAAGAAATCATCAACCAGGGAACCATCTATCTTTCCATCTGCACCATCTTTTCCTTTGGCGTTTATCTGCAAATTGCTTTTGAACGGATCATGCAGTCCACCGGCCGCACCATCTATAATATGATCACCCAGGGACTGGGAGCCATCATCAATATCATTCTGGACCCAATCCTCATATTCGGGCTCTTTGGATTTCCACGCCTTGGCATTGCCGGAGCCGCTATTGCAACTATTATCGGCCAGATCATTGCCATGATGCTCCTGCTGTATTTTAATTTAACCAGGAATCCTGATGTAAATTTAAACATGCGGAGTTTTCGCCCGCATAAAGAAACGATCATTGATATTTATAAGGTAGGACTTCCCTCCATTATCATGCAGTCCATCGGTTCTGTCATGACCTTTGGTGTCAATAAGATCCTCCTTTTGTTCTCCGAAACCGCAGTCTCCGTATTCGGCATTTTCTTTAAGCTGCAAAGCTTCATCTTTATGCCAGTGTTCGGACTTAATAACGGTATGGTGCCCATTGTCGCTTATAACTGGGGTGCAAAAAACAGGGACCGTATCATGAAAACCATACGCTCCAGCGTCATAGGATCTGTCTCCATTATGTTCCTGGGAGTTATCATCTTCCAGGTGTTCCCGAAGCAGCTTTTACTCCTGTTTGATGCCTCCGAGTACATGATTTCCATTGGGGTACCCGCTCTTCGCATCATCAGCTTAGGGTTCCTCTTTGCCGGCTACAGCATCATTATCGGTTCTGTTTTCCAGGCTCTTGGAAACGGCATCTACAGCCTGATCGTATCCGTCGCCAGGCAGCTTGTTTGTATTTTGCCAATTGCATATATATTCGCGAAAGTCTTTGGACTTCATGCAATCTGGTTTGCCTTCCCTCTGGCTGAAATCATGTCTCTGGTTTTAACCACCATACTGTTTAAACGAATTTATGAAAACTGCATCAAGAAACTATAG
- the treP gene encoding PTS system trehalose-specific EIIBC component, producing the protein MGKYESDARKLLEYVGGKGNIGAVTHCMTRMRFALVDPAKADTKQIEALSSVKGTFTQAGQFQVIIGNDVQSFYNDFVSVSGVEGVSKDEVKKEAKGNLNLLQRAVADIAEIFAPLIPAIIVGGLILGFRNIIGEINLMNGGTQTLISVSQFWAGVHSFLWLLGEAIFHFLPVGITWSVTRKMGTTQILGIVLGLTLVSPQLLNAYAMASGAEVPVWDFGFVKMEMIGYQAQVIPAILAGFVLVYLERFFKKITPQTISMIVVPFCSLLLAVIAAHAVVGPIGWAIGSWISKVVYAGLTSSFRWLFATLFGFIYAPLVITGLHHMTNAIDLQLMAEFGGTMLWPMIALSNIAQGSAVLGMMYLQKKDEEAKQISIPACISCYLGVTEPAMFGVNLKRGFPFLSAMIGSAIAATVSVGMNVMANSIGVGGIPGILSIQPQYMGIFGLCMLIAIAVPFALTVMVGKKKGIV; encoded by the coding sequence ATGGGTAAGTATGAGAGCGATGCCAGGAAACTATTAGAGTATGTGGGGGGAAAGGGAAATATAGGGGCAGTGACCCACTGTATGACGAGAATGCGTTTTGCCCTGGTTGATCCGGCAAAAGCGGATACCAAGCAGATTGAAGCGCTTTCAAGTGTCAAAGGTACCTTTACACAGGCCGGACAGTTTCAGGTAATCATTGGAAATGATGTACAGTCCTTTTACAATGACTTTGTATCCGTATCCGGTGTGGAAGGAGTATCCAAGGACGAAGTCAAGAAAGAGGCTAAAGGGAATTTAAACCTTTTGCAGCGTGCGGTGGCAGATATCGCGGAGATTTTTGCTCCATTGATTCCGGCGATCATCGTAGGCGGTCTGATTCTTGGATTCCGTAACATAATAGGAGAGATCAACCTCATGAATGGGGGAACCCAGACTCTCATTTCTGTGTCACAGTTCTGGGCAGGTGTTCATAGCTTTCTTTGGCTCCTCGGCGAGGCGATCTTCCATTTCCTGCCGGTAGGAATCACCTGGTCTGTTACAAGAAAAATGGGAACCACCCAGATCCTTGGAATTGTTCTGGGGCTTACCCTTGTATCTCCCCAGCTTTTAAATGCCTATGCCATGGCATCAGGCGCTGAGGTACCGGTCTGGGACTTTGGTTTTGTAAAAATGGAGATGATCGGATACCAGGCTCAGGTCATTCCGGCCATTTTAGCTGGCTTTGTATTAGTCTATCTGGAGAGGTTCTTTAAGAAAATTACGCCTCAGACAATCTCTATGATCGTGGTTCCATTCTGTTCCCTGCTTCTGGCGGTAATCGCTGCTCACGCAGTGGTAGGCCCGATTGGCTGGGCGATTGGATCCTGGATTTCAAAAGTCGTTTATGCCGGGCTCACTTCCAGCTTCCGCTGGCTGTTTGCAACCTTATTTGGCTTTATATATGCTCCGCTTGTTATTACCGGCCTTCATCATATGACCAATGCCATTGACTTACAGCTTATGGCAGAGTTTGGAGGAACGATGCTGTGGCCTATGATTGCTTTATCCAATATTGCCCAGGGTTCAGCAGTTCTTGGCATGATGTACCTCCAGAAAAAGGATGAGGAAGCAAAGCAGATCTCCATTCCTGCCTGTATTTCCTGCTATCTGGGAGTTACGGAGCCGGCAATGTTTGGTGTGAATTTAAAGAGGGGCTTTCCGTTCCTTTCTGCCATGATCGGTTCCGCCATAGCCGCTACGGTTTCTGTGGGAATGAATGTTATGGCAAATTCCATCGGCGTGGGCGGTATTCCAGGTATCCTGTCTATCCAGCCTCAGTATATGGGAATCTTTGGCTTGTGCATGCTCATTGCCATTGCAGTACCCTTTGCACTGACAGTTATGGTTGGAAAAAAGAAAGGAATTGTATAA
- a CDS encoding HD-GYP domain-containing protein → MQIQYTKKLNNKGVLGIIRRFCNYIDPRLTEHGSHVAYIISRMLQDTGQYSKQELRDICFLAQLHDIGAYKTEEISRMLQFETDDIWDHSFYGYLFIRYFSPLKELAPAVLLHHITWNFLEQGDEPSTKLKDLSQILHVADRIDVSMSLEKRSWEETLQLITQGTNNVFAPHIVGLAAKLNFKDSIENEWRKDSEYFDFLTSIPLSEEETTEYLKMLVFIIDFRSHYTVTHTITTTSISYELGKLLSLNENQLNLVLCGSLLHDLGKIAIPVEILEYPGKLSQKAMGIMRTHVNFTEKIFGGSIDKTIERIALRHHEKLNGTGYPKKLKAEDLTTEERLVAIADIISALTGARSYKASFPTDDILSILTRMKNDGLLDESIVDLAAEHLYDILDTTSIRCQPILSIYEKLRKEYETLPQLESYDEKLHFALTLRDPELMPSWP, encoded by the coding sequence ATGCAAATACAATATACAAAAAAATTAAATAACAAAGGCGTCTTAGGCATTATCCGGCGCTTCTGTAATTATATTGATCCACGGCTGACGGAACACGGTTCCCACGTGGCGTACATCATTTCCCGTATGCTGCAGGATACCGGGCAGTATTCCAAGCAGGAGCTTCGGGATATCTGCTTTCTGGCCCAGCTTCATGATATCGGAGCATACAAGACAGAAGAAATCTCCAGGATGCTTCAATTTGAAACCGACGATATTTGGGATCACTCTTTCTACGGATATCTTTTCATACGATATTTTTCTCCCCTTAAGGAATTAGCTCCTGCAGTACTCTTACACCACATCACCTGGAATTTCCTGGAGCAGGGAGATGAACCCAGCACGAAATTAAAAGATCTATCACAAATCCTTCACGTTGCAGACCGCATTGATGTCTCCATGTCACTGGAAAAGCGTTCCTGGGAGGAAACCCTTCAGCTGATCACCCAGGGAACGAATAACGTATTTGCTCCTCACATCGTAGGTCTTGCTGCCAAGCTTAACTTTAAAGATTCCATTGAAAATGAATGGAGAAAAGATTCAGAATACTTCGATTTTTTAACCAGCATTCCACTTTCCGAAGAAGAGACTACGGAATATTTGAAAATGCTGGTCTTTATCATTGATTTCAGAAGCCATTACACCGTAACTCATACCATAACCACCACCAGCATCAGCTATGAGCTTGGAAAACTCCTGTCCTTAAATGAGAATCAATTAAACCTGGTACTCTGCGGATCGCTGCTGCACGATCTGGGTAAAATCGCTATTCCTGTTGAAATTCTTGAGTATCCAGGAAAATTAAGCCAAAAGGCCATGGGAATCATGCGGACCCATGTAAACTTCACGGAGAAAATATTCGGCGGCAGCATTGATAAAACCATTGAGCGCATCGCACTGCGTCATCATGAAAAACTGAATGGAACCGGTTATCCGAAAAAGCTGAAAGCCGAGGATTTAACTACGGAAGAACGCCTGGTGGCCATTGCCGATATCATCAGCGCCTTAACCGGTGCCAGAAGCTATAAGGCTTCTTTTCCAACAGACGACATCCTGTCCATCCTCACCCGGATGAAAAATGACGGCCTCCTGGATGAATCCATTGTTGATCTGGCAGCGGAACATCTTTATGATATCCTTGATACCACCTCCATCCGGTGTCAGCCCATATTAAGCATTTATGAAAAGCTGAGAAAAGAATATGAAACTCTGCCTCAACTTGAATCTTACGATGAAAAGCTTCACTTTGCTCTTACCTTAAGAGATCCGGAGCTTATGCCGTCCTGGCCTTGA
- a CDS encoding beta-galactosidase BglB — translation MEKLTEKIDLLVSSFEKILYDEDDIFLKNMEKNNLSGDNTELYRYWEWTQGVGLYGLWKIYEETGEKELLEKLEKYYKRQLSIGLPSRNINTTAPLLALSYLAEKSGNETYMEICRDWAQWLVEELPMTEEGGFQHLTSDTLNEQELWDDTLFMAVLFLARMGVLLDNKKWINEAEYQFLLHAKYLADRKSGLWYHGWTFHGRHNFSSAFWGRGNSWITMAIPELFGIIPCSGAVKHYLTEALKNQIEALVSYQNESGMWHTVINDSTSYVEASATCGFAYGILKAVHLGLIDPSYEANARKALLPVLQCIDAEGVVHQVSYGTPMGRESVQFYKDVELRPMPYGQAMAILFLLEASK, via the coding sequence TCCGGAGATAATACAGAGCTCTACCGATATTGGGAATGGACGCAGGGAGTAGGACTGTATGGTTTATGGAAAATATATGAAGAAACCGGTGAGAAAGAGCTTTTAGAGAAACTGGAAAAGTATTATAAAAGACAGCTTTCCATTGGTTTACCTTCACGCAACATTAATACAACAGCTCCTCTTCTGGCCTTATCCTATCTGGCAGAAAAAAGTGGAAATGAGACCTATATGGAAATTTGCAGGGACTGGGCGCAGTGGCTTGTGGAAGAGCTGCCCATGACAGAGGAAGGCGGATTCCAACATCTGACCTCCGATACTTTAAACGAGCAGGAGCTGTGGGATGACACGTTGTTTATGGCTGTTTTATTTCTGGCCCGTATGGGAGTTCTGCTTGATAATAAAAAATGGATTAATGAAGCGGAATACCAGTTCCTCCTTCATGCGAAATATCTGGCTGACAGAAAAAGTGGTCTCTGGTATCATGGCTGGACATTTCATGGCCGCCATAATTTCTCAAGTGCATTCTGGGGAAGAGGAAACAGCTGGATCACTATGGCTATTCCGGAGCTATTCGGCATCATTCCATGCAGCGGAGCTGTGAAGCATTATTTGACAGAAGCGCTGAAAAATCAGATTGAGGCGCTGGTTTCCTACCAGAATGAAAGCGGTATGTGGCATACGGTAATCAATGACAGTACCTCTTACGTGGAGGCAAGTGCAACTTGCGGGTTTGCTTATGGAATATTGAAAGCGGTCCATCTGGGACTTATTGATCCGTCATATGAAGCAAATGCCAGAAAGGCTCTTTTGCCGGTTCTTCAATGCATTGATGCAGAAGGCGTTGTGCATCAGGTATCTTATGGAACGCCCATGGGTAGAGAAAGTGTACAGTTTTATAAGGATGTTGAACTTCGCCCAATGCCATATGGACAGGCAATGGCAATCCTATTCCTGTTAGAAGCGTCAAAATAA
- a CDS encoding manganese efflux pump MntP, translating to MSLLELFIIAVALSMDAFAVSICKGLCMPKMNWNNAVIAGLYFGGFQSGMPLLGYLLGSQFKEAITSIDHWIAFILLGAIGISMIKESFSNEMEECEVSPMSPQNMIPLAIATSIDALAVGVTFAFLQVQIVPAVSFIGATTFTLSVLGVKVGNVFGTRYKSKAEFAGGLILILMGFKILVQHLMEV from the coding sequence ATGTCATTACTAGAATTGTTCATCATCGCGGTAGCCTTATCCATGGATGCCTTTGCCGTCTCCATCTGCAAAGGATTATGCATGCCAAAGATGAACTGGAACAATGCAGTCATCGCAGGCCTGTATTTCGGTGGATTCCAATCCGGGATGCCGCTTTTGGGCTACCTTCTGGGATCGCAGTTTAAGGAAGCCATCACTTCCATTGACCACTGGATCGCTTTTATTTTGCTTGGAGCCATTGGCATCAGCATGATAAAGGAATCCTTTAGCAATGAAATGGAAGAATGTGAGGTTTCCCCCATGTCTCCCCAAAACATGATCCCTCTGGCGATAGCAACCAGCATAGATGCTCTGGCAGTGGGGGTTACCTTTGCATTCCTGCAGGTACAGATCGTTCCGGCTGTTTCCTTTATCGGAGCTACCACCTTTACCCTGTCTGTCCTGGGAGTTAAAGTAGGAAATGTCTTTGGAACCCGCTATAAATCAAAAGCAGAATTTGCCGGCGGACTGATCCTGATCCTGATGGGATTCAAAATTCTGGTGCAGCATCTGATGGAGGTTTAA
- the gatC gene encoding Asp-tRNA(Asn)/Glu-tRNA(Gln) amidotransferase subunit GatC, with amino-acid sequence MAHMIDDATIEYVGILAQLELDQTEREAAKNDMGRMLDYIDKLNELNTDGVEPMSHVFPVHNVFREDVVENGDDRENILKNAPESKDGAFKVPKTVE; translated from the coding sequence ATGGCACACATGATCGATGATGCTACAATCGAATATGTAGGAATCCTGGCACAGCTTGAACTTGACCAGACAGAAAGGGAAGCGGCAAAGAATGATATGGGCCGTATGCTGGATTATATTGATAAATTAAACGAACTGAATACCGACGGCGTGGAACCCATGTCCCATGTATTCCCGGTACACAACGTTTTCCGTGAGGATGTGGTGGAAAACGGTGACGACAGAGAGAACATCTTAAAAAATGCTCCGGAAAGTAAGGATGGAGCCTTTAAGGTGCCAAAAACAGTGGAATAG
- a CDS encoding NYN domain-containing protein, translating to MSSEYLLIDGYNIIFAWPDLKELAETNMDSARTKLQDILCNYQGYKKCNVILVFDGYKVKGNPGTVIKYHNIHVIFTKEAETADQYIEKVSQQIGRQYQVRVATSDKLEQIIILGTGSTRLSARDLKKEIEETNTEIKKEHLERIPSKKNRLFDNVDPELFEYLEKIRLNKKD from the coding sequence ATGAGCTCCGAATATCTTTTAATAGACGGCTACAACATCATATTTGCCTGGCCTGATCTAAAGGAACTGGCGGAGACCAATATGGACTCCGCCAGAACGAAACTTCAGGATATTCTATGCAATTACCAGGGTTATAAAAAATGCAATGTCATTCTGGTTTTTGACGGCTACAAGGTCAAGGGAAACCCAGGCACAGTCATAAAATACCACAACATTCATGTGATCTTTACTAAGGAAGCGGAAACCGCAGACCAGTACATCGAAAAGGTCTCCCAACAGATCGGCAGGCAGTATCAGGTGCGGGTAGCCACCTCGGACAAGTTAGAGCAGATCATCATCCTAGGAACAGGCAGCACACGCCTCTCCGCCAGGGATTTAAAAAAAGAAATCGAAGAGACAAATACTGAGATTAAAAAGGAACATCTGGAGAGAATTCCCTCAAAGAAAAACCGCCTCTTCGATAACGTAGACCCTGAGCTGTTTGAATATCTGGAAAAAATACGGTTGAATAAAAAGGATTAA
- the aspS gene encoding aspartate--tRNA(Asn) ligase, with amino-acid sequence MEFISGVKEKETVPVDRIKSGGYEGRTVKMEGSVHTIRDMGEVAFVILRKAEGLVQCVYEEGKTDFDLSLLKEESAVRVTGIVSKEERAPHGFEIRLLEIERLSQPAEALPVAISKWKLNTSLETKLTLRPITLRNPMERAKFRIQEGIVRGFRDFLHSQGFTEIRTPKIVARGAEGGSNVFKLDYFNKKAELGQSPQFYKQTMVGVYDRVFEVAPVFRAEKHNTTRHLNEYTSMDFEMGYIDSFEEIMEMETAMLQYTFGLLCEEYETELKMLKVTLPDVTSIPTVRFAEAKELVSGKYNRKIRNPYDLEPEEEVLIGRYFKEEYGSDFVFVTHYPSKKRPFYAMDDPADPKFTLSFDLLFKGLEVTTGGQRIHDYAAILKKMEARGMNPEDISSYLMIFQYGMPPHGGLGIGLERLTMRLLDEGNIRETTLFPRDVTRLEP; translated from the coding sequence ATGGAATTTATCAGTGGTGTTAAAGAAAAGGAGACGGTCCCTGTGGACCGCATCAAATCCGGCGGTTATGAAGGCCGGACCGTAAAAATGGAAGGAAGCGTCCATACCATAAGGGATATGGGAGAGGTTGCTTTTGTGATCCTTCGGAAAGCAGAAGGACTGGTACAGTGTGTGTACGAGGAAGGGAAAACGGATTTTGACTTAAGTCTTTTAAAAGAAGAGTCGGCGGTCCGGGTCACTGGAATCGTATCAAAGGAAGAGAGGGCTCCCCATGGGTTTGAAATCCGCCTTTTGGAGATTGAACGTTTATCCCAGCCGGCAGAGGCCCTTCCTGTGGCAATCAGCAAGTGGAAATTAAACACTTCCCTTGAGACAAAGCTGACGCTGCGCCCCATTACCCTTCGCAATCCCATGGAGAGGGCAAAGTTCCGTATTCAGGAAGGCATTGTAAGAGGCTTCAGGGACTTCCTTCACAGCCAGGGTTTTACGGAGATCCGTACACCAAAGATCGTAGCCCGCGGAGCAGAAGGCGGCTCCAACGTATTTAAACTGGATTATTTTAATAAAAAAGCAGAACTGGGTCAAAGTCCCCAGTTTTATAAGCAGACCATGGTAGGCGTATACGACCGGGTATTTGAGGTCGCTCCCGTCTTCCGTGCAGAAAAGCATAATACAACAAGACATTTAAATGAATATACCAGTATGGACTTTGAAATGGGATACATTGACAGCTTTGAGGAGATCATGGAAATGGAGACAGCCATGCTCCAGTATACCTTTGGACTTCTATGCGAGGAATATGAAACAGAGCTTAAAATGCTTAAGGTCACACTCCCCGATGTAACTAGTATCCCAACAGTCCGTTTCGCAGAAGCAAAGGAACTGGTTTCGGGGAAATACAACCGCAAGATCAGAAACCCCTATGATCTGGAACCGGAGGAGGAAGTGCTTATCGGCCGGTACTTTAAGGAAGAGTATGGCAGTGATTTTGTATTTGTTACCCATTATCCGTCAAAGAAGCGTCCTTTCTATGCCATGGACGATCCGGCAGACCCTAAGTTTACCTTAAGCTTTGATTTATTGTTCAAGGGGCTGGAAGTGACTACCGGAGGCCAGAGGATTCATGATTATGCAGCGATCCTCAAGAAAATGGAGGCCAGAGGCATGAATCCGGAGGATATTTCTTCCTATTTAATGATATTCCAATATGGTATGCCGCCTCACGGAGGCCTTGGAATCGGTCTGGAGCGCCTTACCATGCGTCTTCTTGATGAAGGAAATATTAGGGAGACCACCCTTTTTCCAAGAGATGTAACGAGACTGGAACCATAA
- the treR gene encoding trehalose operon repressor produces MESKYRRLYKELLEKIEKREYRPGDKLPAEGELMEIYGASRDTVRKALGLLEEDGCIRKARGKAAEVLDKSKFNFPVSEIASFKEIYRYSDSRPKTFVENLEIVKNDKKLMEALQIGPEDEAFVLERVREIDGEKIIIDKDYFSRKVVENLPLRAAQDSVYEYLENEQGLKIGFAMKEITVHTATDEDYRLLDMGRYDMVVVVKSYTYLEDSTLFQYTESRHRPDKFKFVDFARRKL; encoded by the coding sequence ATGGAAAGTAAATACAGGCGTCTTTATAAGGAGCTGCTAGAAAAAATAGAAAAGCGGGAATACCGTCCGGGAGACAAGCTTCCGGCGGAAGGAGAGCTGATGGAGATATACGGTGCATCCCGTGATACTGTCCGCAAAGCCCTGGGGCTTTTGGAGGAAGATGGCTGCATCCGCAAAGCCAGGGGAAAGGCCGCTGAGGTGTTGGATAAGAGCAAGTTTAATTTCCCGGTATCGGAGATAGCAAGCTTTAAGGAAATCTACCGTTATTCAGATTCCAGGCCCAAAACCTTTGTGGAGAATTTAGAAATTGTAAAGAATGATAAAAAGCTGATGGAAGCCCTTCAGATCGGCCCGGAGGATGAGGCCTTTGTATTGGAACGGGTCCGGGAAATCGATGGGGAAAAGATCATTATTGATAAGGATTATTTTTCGAGGAAAGTCGTGGAAAATCTGCCTTTGCGCGCTGCTCAGGATTCTGTTTATGAATATCTGGAGAATGAACAGGGGCTTAAAATCGGCTTTGCAATGAAGGAGATCACGGTCCATACGGCAACGGATGAGGATTACCGGCTCCTTGATATGGGACGTTATGATATGGTGGTGGTGGTGAAGAGTTATACGTATCTGGAGGACTCAACTTTGTTCCAGTACACGGAATCGCGCCACAGGCCGGACAAGTTTAAGTTCGTGGATTTTGCCCGCCGGAAGTTGTAA